The following proteins are co-located in the Pseudoalteromonas sp. N1230-9 genome:
- the dnaX gene encoding DNA polymerase III subunit gamma/tau, translating to MSYQVLARKWRPQTFHELVGQSHVKQALVNALTQNRLHHAYLFTGTRGVGKTTIARIFAKSLNCDKGISAEPCGQCSSCTDIEAGRYIDLLEIDAASRTKVEDTREILDNVQYAPTRGRYKVYLIDEVHMLSKHSFNALLKTLEEPPEHVKFLLATTDPQKLPVTILSRCLQFNLNALSQSEIHEQLAHVLQQEQLSFDDKSLQVLAKAADGSMRDALSLTDQAVAQTNGNISYQAVQSMLGLMDTHYSQTMLAAVLCQDGDALLSEVKNLVSRNPNFVALLDDLIALTHLIQLAQLVPSAAALDESNREFIEQVAQTTDAQQIQVYYQLLLNGKKDLQWAPDAKLGFEMIMLRLLAFQPTQFAQSQTSTNSQQQVKPSGAGALRDILKKSTAQREQAASEQAPVAHSSAQTTAVPSEPEPTQAEPVEVESIQAEPIQAAAAETAHRHEPAQQVEATAVEQLDVDQQTQKSVETAMAAEVEPAPQQQEQSHSEQVPAAEYSPQEYSSQDYMDDHDAQMDSSLAAQYDDVMNSAYDQGFTANEASTAPQQQQTAPAQLQQQQSQAQSAIARILQDRNISGAGRLSGTATQTNVKAEQQSEAKPPAQQSTAATNHQPQQQQVAAEVKKPSPQPTGESNNKVKKVDFREKHQTITENLAPELLEQINPQKAPEPVIEEASIPIPDDFESPISSIKFAHEQDEWAYLIKRMGLGGRMRQFALHSIFTKNNNQMHIEVDSSQRHLDSAVLRQKLNAALSEIYGHNVELSIEFADGVIDSPYLIQQKIDAGRHQQAIDVINSDENIVQFQQLFSAIIDENSIQAL from the coding sequence ATGAGTTATCAGGTTCTAGCAAGGAAATGGCGACCACAAACCTTTCACGAGTTAGTGGGGCAGTCTCATGTTAAGCAGGCATTGGTTAATGCATTAACACAAAATAGACTCCATCATGCTTACCTCTTTACTGGAACCCGTGGGGTGGGTAAAACTACCATCGCACGTATATTCGCAAAAAGCCTCAACTGCGATAAGGGTATCTCTGCTGAGCCATGTGGCCAATGCTCAAGTTGTACTGACATTGAAGCAGGCCGTTATATTGATTTATTAGAAATCGATGCGGCTTCACGTACAAAGGTAGAAGATACCCGCGAAATCCTTGATAACGTTCAATACGCACCAACACGTGGTCGTTACAAGGTATACCTAATCGATGAAGTTCACATGCTATCTAAGCATAGTTTTAATGCTTTACTAAAAACATTGGAAGAGCCACCAGAGCATGTGAAGTTTTTATTAGCGACAACTGATCCACAAAAACTGCCAGTGACGATTTTATCTCGTTGCTTACAGTTTAATTTGAACGCGCTGTCGCAATCAGAAATTCATGAGCAGCTTGCCCATGTTTTACAGCAAGAGCAACTCAGCTTTGATGATAAATCCTTGCAGGTACTTGCGAAAGCCGCCGATGGTAGTATGCGCGATGCGCTAAGCTTAACTGATCAAGCAGTTGCCCAAACGAATGGCAATATAAGTTACCAGGCCGTACAAAGTATGCTTGGCTTGATGGATACTCACTACAGTCAAACTATGTTAGCTGCAGTACTTTGCCAAGATGGAGATGCGCTGTTATCTGAGGTAAAAAACCTTGTCAGTCGCAACCCTAATTTTGTTGCTTTGCTTGATGACCTTATTGCACTTACACATCTAATTCAGCTTGCACAGTTAGTACCCAGCGCAGCAGCACTTGATGAGAGTAATCGTGAGTTTATAGAACAGGTTGCGCAAACAACTGATGCGCAGCAGATACAAGTTTATTACCAATTACTGTTGAATGGTAAAAAAGATCTGCAATGGGCGCCGGATGCCAAATTAGGTTTTGAAATGATCATGTTGCGCTTGCTCGCATTCCAACCAACGCAATTTGCTCAAAGTCAAACATCAACGAATAGTCAACAACAGGTTAAACCTAGCGGTGCCGGTGCACTGCGTGATATTTTGAAAAAATCAACGGCGCAACGTGAACAAGCAGCTTCAGAGCAAGCACCAGTTGCACATAGCTCTGCACAGACAACCGCTGTACCTTCAGAGCCTGAGCCAACACAAGCTGAACCTGTTGAAGTAGAATCTATTCAAGCAGAACCTATTCAAGCTGCCGCAGCAGAAACGGCACATAGGCATGAGCCTGCCCAGCAAGTTGAAGCAACAGCAGTAGAACAGCTTGATGTTGATCAACAGACTCAGAAATCTGTTGAAACTGCAATGGCCGCTGAAGTTGAACCAGCGCCACAACAGCAAGAGCAAAGCCACTCAGAGCAAGTGCCTGCAGCTGAATACTCTCCACAGGAGTATTCTTCGCAAGATTACATGGATGATCATGATGCACAAATGGACTCATCACTTGCAGCGCAATACGATGATGTGATGAATAGCGCTTATGATCAGGGCTTTACTGCCAATGAAGCATCTACAGCGCCTCAGCAACAGCAAACTGCACCAGCACAATTACAACAGCAGCAAAGTCAGGCGCAGTCGGCCATTGCTCGTATTTTACAAGACCGCAATATCTCAGGTGCTGGTCGCTTAAGTGGTACAGCTACGCAAACTAATGTTAAAGCAGAACAACAGTCTGAAGCTAAGCCGCCAGCGCAACAAAGCACAGCCGCTACGAATCATCAACCTCAGCAGCAACAAGTGGCTGCAGAAGTAAAAAAGCCCAGCCCCCAGCCGACGGGGGAGAGCAATAATAAAGTAAAAAAAGTCGACTTTAGAGAAAAGCATCAAACAATCACTGAAAATTTAGCGCCTGAGTTGCTTGAGCAAATCAATCCACAAAAAGCGCCAGAGCCTGTGATTGAAGAAGCCAGTATTCCGATACCTGATGATTTTGAAAGCCCGATCAGCAGTATTAAATTCGCACACGAACAAGATGAATGGGCGTATTTAATAAAACGTATGGGGCTAGGTGGCCGAATGCGACAATTTGCATTGCACTCGATTTTCACAAAGAATAATAATCAAATGCACATTGAAGTTGACTCATCACAGCGTCACTTAGACAGTGCAGTACTAAGGCAAAAGCTCAATGCTGCATTAAGTGAAATTTACGGTCATAATGTAGAACTAAGTATCGAGTTTGCTGATGGCGTAATTGATTCACCGTATTTGATCCAACAAAAGATTGATGCAGGTCGTCATCAACAAGCCATTGATGTAATAAATAGTGATGAAAACATAGTGCAATTTCAGCAGTTATTTAGCGCTATAATCGATGAAAACAGTATTCAGGCATTGTAA
- a CDS encoding YbaB/EbfC family nucleoid-associated protein encodes MFKGGMGNMMKQAQQMQERMQKAQDEIANLEVVGEAGAGLVKVTMLGNHNVRRVELDESLMEDDKDMIEDLLAAACNDAVRRVAEETQERMSKVTGGMQLPPGMKMPF; translated from the coding sequence ATGTTTAAAGGTGGAATGGGTAACATGATGAAGCAAGCGCAGCAAATGCAAGAGCGCATGCAAAAAGCCCAAGACGAAATCGCTAACCTAGAAGTAGTAGGTGAAGCTGGTGCAGGCCTAGTTAAAGTAACTATGCTTGGTAACCACAATGTACGTCGTGTTGAATTAGATGAAAGCCTAATGGAAGACGACAAAGACATGATAGAAGATTTGCTTGCGGCAGCGTGTAATGATGCTGTACGCCGTGTTGCAGAAGAAACACAAGAGCGCATGAGCAAAGTAACTGGCGGTATGCAATTACCACCAGGTATGAAAATGCCTTTCTAA
- the recR gene encoding recombination mediator RecR produces MQLSPSLTQLIEALRCQPGIGPKSAQRIAFHLLERDRQGGKQLGHALTKAMDEVGHCQSCRTFTEQPVCDICSSVKRQDSGLLCVVESPTDVLAIEQTGQYQGLYFVLMGHLSPIDGIGPKEIGLDILEIKLQQGGINEVILATNPSVEGETTAHYIAELCHKYQVGASRIAHGVPVGGELDLLDGMTLMHAFSGRRAVNQN; encoded by the coding sequence ATGCAACTATCGCCTAGTTTAACACAGCTGATTGAAGCACTAAGATGCCAACCTGGCATTGGTCCTAAGTCGGCACAGCGCATTGCTTTTCATTTGCTTGAACGAGACCGTCAAGGTGGCAAGCAGCTTGGTCATGCATTGACTAAAGCCATGGATGAAGTAGGGCATTGTCAGTCGTGCCGTACTTTTACCGAGCAACCCGTGTGCGATATATGTTCAAGTGTTAAACGTCAAGATAGTGGTTTATTGTGTGTGGTCGAATCACCAACCGATGTGCTGGCTATTGAGCAAACCGGTCAATACCAAGGTCTTTACTTTGTTTTAATGGGTCACTTGTCGCCAATCGATGGCATAGGACCAAAAGAAATTGGCCTTGATATTCTTGAAATCAAGTTGCAACAAGGCGGCATTAATGAGGTGATCCTCGCAACCAACCCAAGTGTTGAAGGGGAAACCACAGCCCACTACATTGCTGAGCTTTGTCATAAGTATCAGGTAGGAGCATCCCGTATTGCTCATGGTGTCCCTGTTGGTGGTGAGCTCGATTTACTTGATGGCATGACCCTAATGCATGCATTTAGCGGGCGACGCGCTGTAAACCAAAACTAA
- the htpG gene encoding molecular chaperone HtpG gives MTAAQKETLGFQTEVKQLLNLMIHSLYSNKEIFLRELVSNASDAADKLRFLALSNGDLYENDADLKVRISADKDANTVTITDNGIGMSREDVINSLGTIAKSGTAEFFQNLTGDQSKDSQLIGQFGVGFYSAFIVADKVTVRTRKAGESQGIEWQSAGEGEYTLQEIDKPSRGTEIILHLREDETEFADEFRLRSIVTKYSDHISIPVEMYKAEVPESEGPDGEKIPAQPGEWEGINRATALWTRDKSEVTDEEYKEFYKHIGHDWEEPLSWAHNKVEGKTEYTSLLYIPKKAPFDLWNRERQSGLKLYVQRVFIMDDAEQFMPSYLRFVKGLLDSNDLPLNVSREILQDNKVTQAIRKGCTSRVLKMLERMAKNREEDYQSFWNEFGQVLKEGPAEDAANKEAIAKLLRFASTHTDESTQNVSLEQYIERMKPEQDKIYYVVADSFAAAKSSPHLEIFRKKGIEVLLLSDRVDEWMMSYLTEFNEKSFQSITRGDLDLGNMDDEETKKAQEESEKEVAGLVERIKTALGDNVKDVRFTHRLTDSPACVVADEHDMSSQMQKLMESVGQTVPEQKPIFELNPEHQLVKHLNVEQDEDKFAQWSHVLLDQALLAERGTLKDPAGFVTRLNKLMLDISK, from the coding sequence ATGACTGCAGCACAAAAAGAAACATTAGGCTTTCAAACAGAAGTCAAACAACTATTAAACCTGATGATTCACTCTCTTTACTCTAATAAAGAGATTTTCCTACGTGAGCTTGTATCAAACGCGTCAGATGCAGCAGATAAATTGCGTTTCCTAGCGCTTTCAAATGGCGATTTATATGAAAATGATGCAGATTTAAAAGTACGTATCAGTGCAGATAAAGACGCAAACACAGTAACCATTACCGATAACGGTATTGGTATGAGCCGTGAAGATGTGATCAATTCACTAGGTACGATTGCAAAATCTGGTACCGCAGAGTTTTTTCAAAACCTAACAGGTGATCAAAGCAAAGATTCACAATTGATTGGTCAATTCGGTGTTGGTTTTTACTCTGCATTTATCGTTGCTGATAAAGTAACAGTGCGTACGCGTAAAGCGGGTGAAAGCCAAGGTATTGAATGGCAATCTGCGGGTGAAGGTGAGTACACATTACAAGAGATTGATAAACCATCACGTGGTACGGAAATCATCCTTCATCTTCGTGAAGACGAAACAGAGTTTGCTGATGAATTCCGCTTACGTAGCATCGTGACTAAATACTCAGACCACATTTCTATTCCAGTTGAAATGTATAAAGCAGAAGTACCTGAATCTGAAGGGCCTGACGGCGAGAAAATTCCAGCACAGCCAGGCGAGTGGGAAGGTATTAACCGCGCAACTGCATTATGGACTCGCGATAAGTCAGAAGTCACAGACGAAGAGTACAAAGAGTTTTATAAGCACATTGGCCATGATTGGGAAGAGCCACTAAGCTGGGCACATAACAAGGTTGAAGGTAAAACAGAATACACGAGCTTGTTATACATCCCGAAAAAAGCACCTTTCGATTTATGGAACCGTGAGCGTCAATCAGGTTTAAAACTGTATGTGCAACGCGTTTTCATCATGGATGACGCTGAGCAGTTTATGCCAAGCTACTTACGTTTTGTGAAAGGTTTACTTGATTCAAACGACTTACCACTAAACGTGTCGCGTGAAATATTGCAAGACAACAAAGTAACGCAAGCAATCCGTAAAGGTTGTACATCGCGTGTACTTAAAATGCTTGAGCGAATGGCGAAAAACCGTGAAGAAGATTACCAATCTTTCTGGAATGAGTTTGGTCAGGTGTTAAAAGAAGGCCCTGCTGAAGATGCGGCTAACAAAGAAGCCATTGCTAAGCTACTGCGTTTCGCTTCTACACATACTGACGAAAGCACACAAAATGTATCGCTTGAGCAATACATTGAGCGTATGAAGCCAGAGCAAGATAAAATTTACTATGTGGTTGCTGATTCATTCGCTGCAGCGAAGAGCTCACCACACTTAGAGATCTTCCGTAAGAAGGGCATCGAAGTATTGCTACTAAGCGACCGTGTTGATGAGTGGATGATGAGCTACTTAACTGAGTTCAACGAAAAATCATTCCAGTCAATCACTCGTGGTGACTTAGATTTAGGTAATATGGATGACGAAGAAACGAAAAAAGCACAAGAAGAATCAGAAAAAGAAGTTGCTGGCCTAGTTGAGCGTATTAAAACAGCACTAGGTGATAACGTTAAAGACGTACGCTTTACGCATCGTCTAACTGACTCGCCTGCATGTGTTGTTGCAGATGAGCATGATATGAGCTCACAAATGCAAAAGTTAATGGAATCAGTTGGTCAAACAGTGCCTGAGCAAAAGCCAATTTTTGAGCTTAACCCAGAGCATCAGCTTGTTAAACACTTAAATGTTGAGCAAGATGAAGACAAGTTTGCCCAGTGGTCACATGTACTTCTTGACCAAGCATTACTGGCTGAGCGCGGTACCTTAAAAGATCCTGCTGGCTTTGTAACTCGCTTAAACAAACTCATGCTAGATATAAGCAAATAA
- the adk gene encoding adenylate kinase, which translates to MRIILLGAPGAGKGTQAQFLMDKYGIPQISTGDMLRAAIKEGTPLGLEAKKVMDAGQLVSDEIIIGLVKERIAKPDCEKGFLLDGFPRTIPQADAMKENGVVVDHVIEFDVADEIIVERMGGRRVHPGSGRVYHVVYNPPKVDGKDDITGEDLIIRDDDTEETVRKRLGIYHDQTKPLVDYYQAEAKAGNTQYHKLDGTQAVETVSQQLGELLG; encoded by the coding sequence ATGCGCATTATTCTTTTGGGCGCGCCGGGTGCAGGTAAAGGTACTCAAGCTCAGTTTTTGATGGACAAATACGGTATTCCACAAATTTCTACGGGCGATATGCTGCGTGCAGCAATTAAAGAAGGTACACCACTTGGTCTTGAAGCTAAAAAAGTAATGGATGCAGGTCAATTAGTATCTGATGAAATTATCATCGGTCTAGTTAAAGAGCGTATTGCTAAGCCAGATTGCGAAAAAGGTTTCTTACTAGATGGTTTCCCTCGTACTATTCCTCAAGCAGATGCAATGAAAGAAAATGGCGTGGTAGTTGACCACGTTATCGAATTTGACGTTGCTGATGAAATCATCGTTGAACGTATGGGCGGTCGTCGCGTACACCCAGGTTCGGGCCGTGTATACCATGTTGTTTACAACCCACCTAAAGTTGATGGCAAAGATGACATCACTGGTGAAGATCTAATCATTCGTGATGACGACACTGAAGAGACAGTACGCAAGCGTTTAGGTATCTACCATGACCAAACTAAACCATTAGTTGATTACTACCAAGCTGAAGCAAAAGCAGGTAACACGCAGTACCATAAATTAGACGGTACACAAGCTGTTGAAACAGTAAGCCAACAACTTGGTGAGTTACTTGGTTAA
- the tpx gene encoding thiol peroxidase, with amino-acid sequence MIRPLIFALGSLCTFSYASELPENTLDAGKVSAQSKPVTLLGQGVEVGQQAPNFKVVDDSFTPVTLNDYKGKAVLISVVPSLDTGVCSIQTKHFNEKVAAEYPSIAMLTLSADLPFAQKRFCKAENIDKVTALSDSVWRNFGEQYGLIIKDMGLLTRAVFVLNDEHKIVYKQLVDNLSKEPDYSGAIEALKKL; translated from the coding sequence ATGATACGCCCATTGATATTTGCACTTGGCTCACTATGTACATTTAGTTACGCAAGTGAGTTACCAGAAAACACGCTTGATGCAGGTAAAGTATCTGCTCAATCAAAACCAGTTACTTTACTAGGTCAAGGTGTTGAAGTTGGTCAACAAGCACCTAATTTTAAAGTAGTAGATGATAGCTTTACACCTGTCACTCTAAATGACTACAAAGGCAAAGCAGTACTTATTAGTGTAGTGCCAAGTTTAGACACTGGTGTATGCAGTATTCAGACTAAACACTTTAATGAAAAAGTAGCTGCCGAATACCCTAGTATCGCGATGCTGACTTTAAGTGCTGATTTACCGTTTGCGCAGAAGCGCTTTTGTAAAGCGGAGAATATAGACAAAGTGACGGCACTTTCGGACTCTGTGTGGCGTAATTTCGGCGAGCAATATGGTTTAATTATTAAAGATATGGGTTTATTAACTCGCGCCGTATTTGTTTTAAATGACGAGCACAAAATCGTATACAAACAACTTGTCGATAACTTATCGAAAGAGCCTGATTACAGTGGTGCAATTGAGGCTTTAAAAAAGCTTTAA
- a CDS encoding response regulator, producing MSTSVLVCDDSKLARRQLARSLPDDWDIKIEFAENGVHCIEQIKKLQPEILFLDLNMPEMDGYEVLQAIQEQGLHVLTVVVSGDIQPNAHQRVLELGAIDFIQKPCSPEKLANIIEHHGIKDKAMRERLANKLGEQVDPDVRDIYQELTNVAMGQAGDLLARLLNVFVKLPIPNVNVLEVNELDMALRSIDANASTSGVCQGFIGGGVSGEALLLLNDSSFKEIASLMNYEGELNNKVELELLMDVSNILIGAILSGLSKQLDMRFSQGHPVVLGQHCDVSDLVKANKSRWQRTLAIEISYGIENHNINCDLMLLFTEDSLKTLKYKVAYLLED from the coding sequence ATGTCGACATCGGTATTAGTATGTGATGATTCAAAATTAGCGCGTAGGCAATTAGCGCGCTCTTTACCTGATGATTGGGATATCAAAATTGAATTTGCAGAAAATGGAGTTCATTGCATCGAGCAAATTAAGAAACTCCAACCAGAAATATTATTTCTGGATTTAAACATGCCTGAAATGGATGGTTATGAAGTTCTTCAAGCCATTCAAGAACAAGGGCTGCATGTTCTAACAGTCGTTGTCTCCGGTGATATTCAACCTAATGCACATCAACGTGTCCTTGAGTTAGGGGCTATCGACTTTATTCAAAAGCCTTGTTCACCTGAAAAGCTCGCCAATATCATTGAGCATCATGGCATTAAAGATAAAGCCATGCGTGAGCGTTTAGCAAATAAGTTAGGTGAGCAGGTTGATCCTGACGTACGAGATATATATCAAGAACTTACAAATGTAGCGATGGGTCAGGCAGGTGACTTACTCGCGCGTTTACTCAATGTGTTTGTCAAGCTGCCTATCCCTAATGTGAATGTCTTAGAAGTAAACGAGCTGGATATGGCACTTCGTTCTATTGATGCCAATGCCTCAACGTCTGGTGTTTGCCAGGGTTTTATTGGTGGTGGGGTATCAGGTGAAGCGTTGCTTCTTTTAAATGATTCAAGCTTTAAAGAAATCGCCTCATTGATGAACTATGAAGGTGAGTTAAACAATAAAGTTGAGCTTGAATTATTAATGGACGTCAGCAACATTCTAATTGGTGCTATTTTATCAGGGCTTTCTAAGCAGCTTGATATGCGCTTTAGCCAAGGACACCCCGTTGTTCTTGGTCAACACTGTGATGTCTCTGACTTAGTCAAAGCTAATAAATCTCGTTGGCAACGAACGTTGGCCATTGAGATCAGCTACGGCATTGAAAATCATAATATTAATTGTGATTTGATGTTGCTATTCACCGAGGACTCGTTGAAGACCTTAAAATATAAAGTAGCTTATTTACTAGAAGATTAA
- a CDS encoding sensor domain-containing diguanylate cyclase, translating to MPAADFNMNELHWLMDMFNTVDVGLVVLDRDYKVCIWNGFMENHSGLLPSAVKDRDLFDLFPSIDEKWFRSKSESVFILNNRSFTIWEQQPYIFRFKNYRPITGKADHMYQNATFIPLTTTTGEVSHICIIIYDVTDEAVNKKELEEANSKLELMSRTDALTQLTNRGFWEQKLRKEYMRIVRSGGCSTLLMFDIDHFKNVNDEHGHSGGDEALRHVADLLRKTLRETDLAGRYGGEEFAITLLDTDYDGAVIFAERLRELIENSSIYYKEQQIKLTVSIGFACFDEKFDRYEKWIEAADNALYHSKENGRNKVTAYSDLKD from the coding sequence ATGCCAGCAGCCGACTTTAATATGAATGAACTCCATTGGTTAATGGATATGTTTAATACAGTTGATGTAGGCCTTGTGGTGCTCGACAGGGACTATAAAGTGTGTATTTGGAATGGCTTTATGGAGAACCATTCTGGGCTATTACCAAGTGCGGTGAAAGATAGAGATCTGTTCGATTTGTTTCCATCAATCGATGAAAAGTGGTTTCGAAGTAAATCTGAGTCGGTATTTATTCTTAATAATCGCTCATTCACTATATGGGAGCAGCAACCGTATATTTTCCGTTTTAAAAACTATCGACCTATTACCGGCAAAGCGGATCATATGTATCAAAACGCGACTTTTATACCACTAACCACGACGACAGGTGAAGTTTCTCACATTTGTATCATTATTTACGATGTTACTGACGAAGCAGTTAATAAAAAAGAGCTTGAAGAAGCAAACTCAAAACTTGAATTAATGAGCCGTACAGATGCATTAACGCAACTTACAAACCGCGGGTTTTGGGAACAAAAGCTTCGCAAAGAATACATGCGAATTGTTCGAAGTGGTGGTTGCAGTACATTATTGATGTTTGATATTGATCATTTTAAAAACGTCAACGATGAACACGGACACAGCGGCGGAGATGAAGCGTTACGCCATGTTGCCGATTTACTACGCAAAACCCTTCGAGAAACCGATTTAGCAGGCCGTTATGGTGGGGAAGAGTTCGCCATTACGCTATTGGATACCGATTATGATGGTGCTGTTATATTTGCTGAAAGGTTACGTGAGTTAATTGAGAACTCGTCAATCTATTACAAAGAACAGCAAATAAAACTAACTGTAAGCATTGGTTTTGCTTGTTTTGACGAAAAGTTTGACCGCTATGAAAAATGGATTGAAGCGGCAGATAACGCGCTCTACCATTCAAAAGAAAATGGTCGAAACAAAGTAACAGCTTATTCAGATTTAAAAGACTAA
- a CDS encoding SpoVR family protein produces the protein MADKRISDGPDWTFDLLAEYQTEIERVANIYKLDTYPNQIEVITAEQMMDAYSSVGMPIGYSHWSYGKKFIQTEQNYKRGQMGLAYEIVINSDPCIAYLMEENTLPMQALVMAHACYGHNSFFKGNYLFKTWTDASSIIDYLLFAKNYIAKCEEKYGINEVENLIDSCHALMNYGVDRYKRPQRISLYEEQKRQQEREDYLQSQVNELWRTIPTSQQESKKRERRFPEEPQENILYFIEKNAPLLESWQREIIRIVRKISQYFYPQKQTQVMNEGWATFWHYTILNHLYDEDKLTDAFMLEFLQSHTNVVYQPPYNSNYYSGINPYALGFNMMVDIRRICENPTEEDKKWFPEYAGSDWLETLHFAMQNFKDESFISQFLSPKIIRDFKLFTIIDHEKEPTLNVGAIHDEIGYHQVRETLSAQYNLSNHEPNIQIYNVDIRGDRSLTLRYVPHNSIPLAKSKDEVLKHLYRLWGFKVKLEQESATGEVSVIGECPASDTRHATE, from the coding sequence ATGGCCGATAAACGTATTAGCGACGGTCCTGATTGGACATTTGATTTATTAGCAGAATATCAAACTGAGATTGAACGGGTAGCGAACATTTATAAGCTCGATACTTACCCGAATCAAATCGAAGTAATAACCGCTGAGCAAATGATGGATGCCTATTCGAGTGTGGGTATGCCGATTGGTTATAGCCACTGGTCGTATGGTAAAAAATTCATTCAAACCGAACAAAACTATAAACGTGGGCAAATGGGTCTTGCTTATGAGATTGTTATTAACTCAGACCCGTGTATTGCCTATTTAATGGAAGAAAACACCCTACCAATGCAAGCTTTGGTGATGGCACACGCTTGCTATGGTCACAACTCATTTTTTAAAGGCAATTACCTTTTTAAAACCTGGACTGATGCCAGTTCAATCATCGACTACTTATTATTTGCCAAAAATTATATTGCTAAGTGCGAAGAAAAATATGGCATCAATGAGGTTGAGAATCTCATCGACTCATGTCATGCCTTAATGAATTATGGTGTTGACCGCTATAAACGCCCGCAACGTATTTCGCTATACGAAGAGCAAAAGCGTCAGCAAGAACGTGAAGATTACTTACAATCGCAGGTCAATGAACTGTGGCGCACTATACCTACTTCACAGCAAGAATCTAAAAAACGTGAGCGTCGCTTCCCTGAAGAGCCGCAAGAAAATATCCTGTATTTCATTGAAAAAAATGCGCCACTACTTGAGTCATGGCAACGAGAAATCATTCGTATTGTGCGTAAAATTTCGCAATACTTTTACCCACAAAAACAAACACAAGTGATGAATGAAGGCTGGGCTACGTTTTGGCATTACACCATTTTGAATCACCTGTACGATGAGGATAAGCTCACCGACGCCTTTATGCTCGAGTTTTTACAAAGTCACACCAATGTGGTTTATCAACCGCCCTACAACAGTAATTATTATTCAGGGATTAACCCCTATGCGCTTGGTTTTAACATGATGGTTGATATTCGCCGCATTTGTGAGAACCCGACTGAGGAAGATAAAAAGTGGTTTCCAGAATACGCGGGCAGTGATTGGCTGGAAACACTCCACTTTGCAATGCAAAACTTTAAAGACGAGAGTTTTATAAGTCAGTTTTTATCGCCAAAAATTATCCGTGATTTTAAGCTCTTTACCATTATCGATCACGAAAAAGAACCAACGCTTAATGTCGGTGCTATTCATGATGAAATAGGTTACCACCAAGTAAGAGAGACGCTTTCAGCCCAATATAACCTAAGCAATCACGAGCCTAATATACAAATTTATAATGTTGATATAAGAGGCGATCGCTCACTCACTTTGCGCTATGTGCCTCATAACAGTATCCCCCTTGCTAAATCTAAAGATGAAGTATTAAAACATCTTTATAGATTATGGGGCTTTAAGGTAAAACTAGAGCAAGAGTCAGCAACTGGTGAGGTATCTGTAATAGGTGAGTGCCCCGCAAGTGATACAAGGCATGCTACAGAGTAG